The Candidatus Tanganyikabacteria bacterium DNA window GTAGTAGCGGGAAGCTCGCGTAAACTGGGAGCCTTGCCGCCGCTCACCTCCCGAAAGGAACCCCGCGCTTGAGCCAGCTGATCCGCTTCTCCGAGCAGGCGACCATCGCCATCCACGCGATGACGCACCTGGCGTCGACCGGGCCGGAGCAACTGGCGACGCTCAAGGTCATGGCGGCGGCCTACAAGGTCTCGGAGGCGCACCTCGCCAAGGTCATGCTCCGCCTCGGCAAGGCCGGCCTGGTGCGGGCCGTCCGGGGCCCGCAAGGCGGCTACGCCCTCAGCGGCACGCCGGAGGAGACGACGCTCCTGCAGGTGTATGAAGCCATCGAGGGCGAAGTGGTCCCCAGCGCGTGCCTCTTCCGGCGACCGGTGTGCGCCGCCGGCGCCTGCGATCTCGGAAACCTGGTCTGCAGCCTCGAGACCCGCTTGCGGGACTACATGGCTCGGACCAGCCTGAGCGCCATGGTCGGGACGCCGGCCTGATCCGTACTTCGATTAAGTAGTTGGTAAGAGTAAGTTAGGCAGAAAGTACGCTCCGCCTGCAAGCTGGCATTTTAGTAGCCTAATGCAAGAATCGCCGCCAGGT harbors:
- a CDS encoding Rrf2 family transcriptional regulator → MSQLIRFSEQATIAIHAMTHLASTGPEQLATLKVMAAAYKVSEAHLAKVMLRLGKAGLVRAVRGPQGGYALSGTPEETTLLQVYEAIEGEVVPSACLFRRPVCAAGACDLGNLVCSLETRLRDYMARTSLSAMVGTPA